A region from the Prionailurus viverrinus isolate Anna chromosome E2, UM_Priviv_1.0, whole genome shotgun sequence genome encodes:
- the LOC125152877 gene encoding sialic acid-binding Ig-like lectin 10 isoform X3: MALSLLLALLWGGSQAQAPGFSLQVQSVVMVQEGLCVHVPCTLSYPRIGWTEDTPALGSWFVVGTDTNKGRPVATNKQDQEQGGSGGRFQLTGDPRNRSCSLLIRDAQAEDSAQYFFRVERGSYVRYNFVESPLYLEVTALTQKPDVYVPETLEAGRRATLICVFNWALEECPAPTFSWMGAAVTTPGPGRKSSYFSVLSLTPRPQDHGTHLTCRVDFSRKGVSTETTVQLNVTHVPKDLVISVSRAKASAPEPQGDSPHLEVQKGQFLQLVCASESQSPATLSWALEDRILSWSHPWTPGPLALVLTRVMPGDSGCYTCRAENGRGSQSRTLNLSVKYAPENLRVMALQANRTVLENLGNGTSLPALEGQSLRLLCVAHSNPPAQLSWALRGQTLSPSQPADPGILELPQIQTEHEGVLTCRAQNSLGSQHVSLLLSVVCPPRLLGPSCSWEGEALGCTCSARARPAPTLSWRLGEGLLEGNHSDASLTVTSSSEGPWANSSLSLRGPLGSGLRLSCEARNAHGEQSAAVLLLPDKKGLLSKALGGGIFLGMGITTLLFLCLILVTKTLRKKQAQAGTLAHAGTPAHAGAPPQAGAPPKPKATRRSTILDYINVVPNPGPLKRNRSRCSE, encoded by the exons ATGGCCCTGTCACTGCTGTTGGCCCTGCTGTGGGGCG GGTCTCAGGCTCAGGCCCCAGGATTCTCCCTGCAAGTGCAGAGCGTGGTGATGGTGCAGGAGggcctgtgtgtgcacgtgccctGCACCCTCTCCTACCCCCGGATAGGCTGGACGGAGGACACCCCCGCCCTCGGCTCCTGGTTTGTGGTGGGGACAGACACGAACAAGGGAAGACCGGTGGCCACAAACAAGCAGGATCAAGAGCAAGGTGGCTCCGGGGGCCGGTTCCAGCTCACTGGGGATCCCCGGAACCGCAGCTGCTCCTTGCTGATCAGAGACGCCCAGGCGGAGGACTCGGCACAGTACTTCTTTCGGGTGGAGAGAGGCAGTTACGTGCGGTATAATTTCGTGGAAAGCCCGCTCTATCTGGAAGTGACAG CCCTGACACAGAAGCCCGATGTCTACGTCCCAGAGACCCTGGAAGCAGGGCGCCGGGCGACACTCATCTGTGTGTTTAACTGGGCCCTTGAGGAATGTCCAGCCCCTACTTTCTCCTGGATGGGGGCCGCCGTCACCACCCCAGGGCCCGGACGCAAATCCTCCTACTTCTCAGTGCTTTCTCTCACACCGAGACCCCAGGACCACGGCACCCACCTCACGTGCCGGGTAGACTTCTCCAGAAAGGGCGTGAGCACAGAGACAACCGTTCAACTTAACGTCACCC ATGTCCCCAAAGACCTAGTTATCAGCGTTTCCAGAGCCAAGGCATCAG CCCCGGAGCCCCAGGGAGACAGCCCACATCTGGAAGTCCAGAAAGGCCAGTTCCTGCAGCTGGTCTGTGCTTCCGAGAGCCAGTCCCCTGCCACCCTGAGCTGGGCCCTGGAGGACAGAATCCTCTCTTGGTCTCACCCCTGGACCCCCGGCCCCCTGGCTCTGGTGCTGACCCGGGTGATGCCTGGGGATTCAGGCTGCTACACCTGCCGAGCGGAGAACGGGCGTGGCTCCCAGAGCCGCACCCTGAACCTCTCCGTGAAGT ATGCCCCAGAGAACCTGAGAGTGATGGCCCTACAAGCAAACAGGACAG TCCTGGAAAACCTTGGGAATGGCACGTCCCTCCCAGCCCTGGAGGGCCAAAGCTTGCGTCTGCTCTGTGTCGCCCACAGCAACCCCCCAGCCCAGCTGAGCTGGGCCCTGAGGGGACAGACTCTGAGCCCCTCCCAGCCCGCAGACCCCGGGATCCTGGAACTGCCTCAGATACAAACGGAGCATGAAGGAGTCCTCACCTGCCGAGCTCAGAACTCGCTGGGCTCCCAGCAcgtctccctgcttctctctgtggTCT GCCCCCCGCGGCTGCTCGGCCCCTCCTGCTCCTGGGAGGGCGAGGCGCTGGGCTGCACCTGCTCCGCCAGAGCCCGGCCGGCCCCTACCCTGAGCTggcggctgggggaggggctgctggaggggaacCACAGCGACGCTTCCTTGACCGTCACCTCCAGCTCCGAGGGGCCCTGGGCCAACAGCTCCCTGAGCCTCAGGGGACCGCTGGGCTCTGGCCTCAGACTCAGCTGCGAGGCCCGGAATGCACATGGGGAACAGAGCGCCGCGGTCCTGCTGTTGCCAG ATAAGAAGGGACTCCTCTCAAAGGCGTTGGGTGGCGGAATATTTCTGGGAATGGGCATCACGACGCTCCTTTTCCTCTGCCTCATCCTGGTCAC GAAGACTCTGAGGAAGAAACAGGCCCAGGCAGGGACTCTGGCCCACGCAGGGACTCCGGCCCACGCAGGGGCTCCGCCCCAGGCAGGGGCTCCGCCGAAGCCCAAGGCCACGCGGAGAAGCACGATCCTGGACTACATCAACGTGGTCCCCAATCCTGGTCCCCTG
- the LOC125152878 gene encoding sialic acid-binding Ig-like lectin 14 — MLLPLLLPLLWAGSQAQERRYWLQVLESLVVQEGLCVSVPCNFLYPLNSWNDSYPVHGYWFREGAGVQQDVLVATNNPGRKVQKETQGRFRLLGNPRDYGCSLDIRDARRRDSGTYFFRVERGPSVRYNFLQNRLSVRVTALTRTPDIHIQGPLESGQPKKITCSVPWACKRGTPPTFSWIGDALTSLGHRTHFSSVLTLIPWPQDHGTDLTCRVRFPGANVSTERTIQLNVSYAPQNLIIRIFRGNSTVPEALGNATSLRVEEGQSLRLVCDTDSHFPARLSWSRGSLTLSPSQPSDPGVLVLPRLVLGDGGEFTCRAQHPWGSNHVFLNLIVQGISCSCPPISGEPWNTWPLVLTLLRGALMGAGFLLTYGLTCIYYTRFRGSKEDKAAGCK; from the exons ATGTTGTTGCCTCTGCTGCTGCCCCTGTTGTGGGCAG GGTCCCAGGCTCAGGAGAGGAGATACTGGCTGCAGGTTCTGGAGTCACTGGTGGTGCAGGAGGGTCTGTGCGTCTCCGTGCCCTGCAATTTCCTCTATCCCCTGAATAGTTGGAATGACTCTTACCCTGTGCATGGCTACTGGTTCCGGGAAGGGGCCGGTGTACAACAGGATGTTCTAGTGGCCACAAACAACCCAGGTCGAAAAGTGCAGAAGGAGACCCAGGGTCGATTCCGCCTCCTTGGAAACCCCCGGGACTACGGCTGCTCCCTGGACATCAGAGACGCACGGAGAAGGGACTCGGGGACATACTTCTTTAGGGTGGAGAGAGGGCCTTCTGTGAGATATAATTTCCTACAGAACCGGCTCTCTGTGCGTGTGACAG ctCTCACACGGACACCTGACATCCacatccaggggcccctagaaTCTGGCCAGCCCAAGAAGATCACCTGTAGCGTGCCCTGGGCCTGTAAGAGGGGGACGCCGCCGACCTTCTCCTGGATCGGGGATGCCCTCACCTCCCTGGGCCACAGGACACACTTCTCCTCAGTGCTCACCCTCATCCCGTGGCCCCAGGACCATGGCACCGACCTCACCTGTCGAGTGAGATTCCCCGGAGCTAACGTTAGCACAGAGAGGACCATCCAGCTCAACGTGTCCT ATGCTCCGCAGAACCTGATCATCCGCATCTTCAGGGGAAATAGCACAG TCCCAGAGGCCCTGGGCAATGCCACCTCTCTGCGAGTTGAGGAGGGCCAGTCCCTACGCCTGGTCTGTGACACTGACAGCCACTTCCCCGCCAGGCTGAGCTGGTCCCGGGGAAGCCTGACCCTGAGCCCCTCCCAGCCTTCAGATCCCGGGGTCCTAGTGCTGCCCCGGCTGGTCTTGGGGGATGGAGGAGAATTCACCTGCCGAGCTCAGCACCCATGGGGCTCCAACCACGTCTTCCTGAACCTAATTGTGCAGG GAATCTCCTGTTCCTGCCCCCCGATATCTGGGGAGCCGTGGAACACCTGGCCTCTTGTCCTCACCCTGCTCAGAGGGGCCCTCATGGGGGCTGGCTTCCTTCTCACCTATGGCCTCACCTGCATCTACTACACCAG GTTCAGAGGCTCCAAAGAGGATAAGGCTGCAGGTTGTAAGTGA
- the LOC125152877 gene encoding sialic acid-binding Ig-like lectin 5 isoform X7, whose protein sequence is MPLWLLLLWGGPLLWVLGYQLELQESVTVQEGLCVHVRCKFFLPWFSFGFISISWFQKGADVYYDPPVATNKPDRKLHERTQGRFFLLGDPQTEDCSLYITDVNMGDSGTYFLHVDTHSYLYNMLSLNVTALTHTPHILTPGTLESGRPGDLNCSVPWACERGMPPIFSWTSAAFTSLGPRTRLSSVLTLTPRPQDHGTNLTCQVQFPAIGVMVERTIQLNVTYAPQNTAIRIFQGNRIALETLQNTSSLLIREGQDLRLLCAAAGNPPAELSWFWGSPALNATPMCTTHILELPQVGAAEEGTLTCRAQNSLGSQHVSLRLSVVCPPRLLGPSCSWEGEALGCTCSARARPAPTLRWRLGEGLLEGNHSNASLTVTSSSEGPWANSSLSLRGPLRSDLRLGCEARNEHGAQSTAAVLVLLPDKPEPRASGVLGAVGGAGIMTLLLSLCLCLIFRVKTLRKRAAQPVQIMDLNPAGDSGSGAHRHRVLTDIPADPPAPAGTSPVSGEEQELHYAFLRFPKLKPREQEGVNTEYSEIKTYKTTTAPWTSEMYGEGTRGHTSLGWREGLL, encoded by the exons ATGCcgctgtggctgctgctgctgtggggAG ggcccctgctttgggttctgggCTACCAGCTGGAGCTACAGGAGTCCGTGACTGTCCAGGAGGGCTTGTGTGTCCACGTGCGCTGCAAATTTTTTTTGCCCTGGTTTAGCTTTGGATTCATCTCCATATCTTGGTTCCAGAAAGGGGCAGATGTTTACTACGATCCTCCAGTGGCCACAAACAAACCAGACAGGAAGTTGCATGAGAGGACCCAGGGCCGGTTCTTCCTCCTTGGGGACCCCCAGACCGAGGACTGCTCCCTGTACATCACAGATGTCAACATGGGGGACAGTGGGACTTACTTCTTACATGTCGATACACACTCATATCTATATAATATGCTTTCTCTGAATGTGACAG CTCTGACCCACACACCTCACATCCTTACCCCGGGGACCCTGGAGTCCGGCCGCCCCGGGGACCTGAACTGCTCTGTGCCCTGGGCCTGCGAGCGGGGAATGCCCCCCATCTTCTCCTGGACGTCAGCCGCCTTCACCTCCCTGGGTCCCAGGACGCGCCTCTCCTCAGTGCTCACCCTCACCCCACGGCCCCAGGACCACGGCACCAACCTCACCTGTCAAGTGCAATTCCCTGCAATTGGTGTGATGGTGGAAAGGACCATCCAGCTCAATGTCACCT ATGCTCCACAGAACACAGCCATCAGGATCTTCCAAGGAAACAGAATAG CCCTAGAGACTCTGCAAAACACCTCGTCCCTTCTCATCCGGGAGGGCCAGGACCTGCGGCTGCTCTGTGCTGCTGCCGGCAACCCCCCCGCCGAGCTGAGCTGGTTCTGGGGGTCCCCTGCCCTGAATGCCACCCCCATGTGCACGACCCACATCCTGGAGCTGCCTCAAGTCGGGGCTGCGGAGGAAGGAACGCTCACCTGCCGAGCTCAGAACTCGCTGGGCTCCCAGCACGTCTCCCTGCGTCTCTCTGTGGTCT gCCCCCCGCGGCTGCTCGGCCCCTCCTGCTCCTGGGAGGGCGAGGCTCTGGGCTGCACCTGCTCCGCCAGAGCCCGGCCGGCCCCCACCCTGCGCTggcggctgggggaggggctgctggaggggaacCACAGCAACGCCTCCTTGACCGTCACCTCCAGCTCCGAGGGGCCCTGGGCCAACAGCTCCCTGAGCCTCAGGGGGCCGCTGCGCTCCGACCTCAGACTCGGCTGCGAGGCCCGGAATGAGCACGGGGCCCAGAGCACCGCCGCCGTCCTGGTGTTGCTGCCAG ATAAGCCAGAACCCAGGGCCAGTGGCGTCCTGGGAGCTGTCGGGGGAGCGGGCATCATGACCCTGctactttctctctgcctttgtctcaTCTTCAG AGTGAAGACCCTCAGGAAGAGAGCAGCCCAGCCAGTGCAAAtcatggatttgaacccagccGGTGACTCAGGCTCTGGG GCGCATCGGCACCGGGTCTTGACAGACATCCCTGCAGACCCCCCAGCTCCTGCTGGGACTAGCCCCGTTTCAGGAGAAGAACAGGAACTCCACTATGCTTTCCTCCGATTTCCCAAGCTGAAGCCTCGGGAACAGGAAGGCGTCAACACCGAGTACTCAGAGATCAAGACATACAA GACTACGACTGCTCCCTGGACATCAGAGATGTACGGAGAGGGGACTCGGGGACACACGTCTTTAGGGTGGAGAGAGGGCCTTCTGTGA
- the LOC125152877 gene encoding sialic acid-binding Ig-like lectin 6 isoform X10 — translation MPLWLLLLWGGPLLWVLGYQLELQESVTVQEGLCVHVRCKFFLPWFSFGFISISWFQKGADVYYDPPVATNKPDRKLHERTQGRFFLLGDPQTEDCSLYITDVNMGDSGTYFLHVDTHSYLYNMLSLNVTALTHTPHILTPGTLESGRPGDLNCSVPWACERGMPPIFSWTSAAFTSLGPRTRLSSVLTLTPRPQDHGTNLTCQVQFPAIGVMVERTIQLNVTYAPQNTAIRIFQGNRIALETLQNTSSLLIREGQDLRLLCAAAGNPPAELSWFWGSPALNATPMCTTHILELPQVGAAEEGTLTCRAQNSLGSQHVSLRLSVVYKPEPRASGVLGAVGGAGIMTLLLSLCLCLIFRVKTLRKRAAQPVQIMDLNPAGDSGSGAHRHRVLTDIPADPPAPAGTSPVSGEEQELHYAFLRFPKLKPREQEGVNTEYSEIKTYK, via the exons ATGCcgctgtggctgctgctgctgtggggAG ggcccctgctttgggttctgggCTACCAGCTGGAGCTACAGGAGTCCGTGACTGTCCAGGAGGGCTTGTGTGTCCACGTGCGCTGCAAATTTTTTTTGCCCTGGTTTAGCTTTGGATTCATCTCCATATCTTGGTTCCAGAAAGGGGCAGATGTTTACTACGATCCTCCAGTGGCCACAAACAAACCAGACAGGAAGTTGCATGAGAGGACCCAGGGCCGGTTCTTCCTCCTTGGGGACCCCCAGACCGAGGACTGCTCCCTGTACATCACAGATGTCAACATGGGGGACAGTGGGACTTACTTCTTACATGTCGATACACACTCATATCTATATAATATGCTTTCTCTGAATGTGACAG CTCTGACCCACACACCTCACATCCTTACCCCGGGGACCCTGGAGTCCGGCCGCCCCGGGGACCTGAACTGCTCTGTGCCCTGGGCCTGCGAGCGGGGAATGCCCCCCATCTTCTCCTGGACGTCAGCCGCCTTCACCTCCCTGGGTCCCAGGACGCGCCTCTCCTCAGTGCTCACCCTCACCCCACGGCCCCAGGACCACGGCACCAACCTCACCTGTCAAGTGCAATTCCCTGCAATTGGTGTGATGGTGGAAAGGACCATCCAGCTCAATGTCACCT ATGCTCCACAGAACACAGCCATCAGGATCTTCCAAGGAAACAGAATAG CCCTAGAGACTCTGCAAAACACCTCGTCCCTTCTCATCCGGGAGGGCCAGGACCTGCGGCTGCTCTGTGCTGCTGCCGGCAACCCCCCCGCCGAGCTGAGCTGGTTCTGGGGGTCCCCTGCCCTGAATGCCACCCCCATGTGCACGACCCACATCCTGGAGCTGCCTCAAGTCGGGGCTGCGGAGGAAGGAACGCTCACCTGCCGAGCTCAGAACTCGCTGGGCTCCCAGCACGTCTCCCTGCGTCTCTCTGTGGTCT ATAAGCCAGAACCCAGGGCCAGTGGCGTCCTGGGAGCTGTCGGGGGAGCGGGCATCATGACCCTGctactttctctctgcctttgtctcaTCTTCAG AGTGAAGACCCTCAGGAAGAGAGCAGCCCAGCCAGTGCAAAtcatggatttgaacccagccGGTGACTCAGGCTCTGGG GCGCATCGGCACCGGGTCTTGACAGACATCCCTGCAGACCCCCCAGCTCCTGCTGGGACTAGCCCCGTTTCAGGAGAAGAACAGGAACTCCACTATGCTTTCCTCCGATTTCCCAAGCTGAAGCCTCGGGAACAGGAAGGCGTCAACACCGAGTACTCAGAGATCAAGACATACAAGTGA